A window of the Nibribacter ruber genome harbors these coding sequences:
- the map gene encoding type I methionyl aminopeptidase yields the protein MIVYKTEEEIEIIKQSALILGKAHGEVAKAITEGISTLQLDKIADEFICDHGGLPSFKGYNGFKNSLCISLNSAVVHGIPSAYTLQSGDIVSVDCGVYFKGFHSDSAYTYAVGEVDASVTDLLTRTKESLYKGIEWAVAGARVGDIGFAVQSHVEQFGYGVVRELVGHGLGKSLHEGPEVPNYGKRGQGMKLQEGLVIAIEPMVNLGSRHVVQEEDGWTIRTRDKKPSAHFEHTVVVRKGKAEILTTFEYIEKALN from the coding sequence ATGATTGTTTACAAGACGGAAGAAGAGATTGAAATCATTAAGCAAAGTGCTCTTATCTTAGGGAAAGCACATGGCGAAGTTGCCAAAGCGATTACTGAAGGTATCAGCACTTTGCAATTAGATAAGATTGCAGATGAGTTTATCTGTGATCATGGAGGTCTGCCTTCCTTTAAAGGGTATAACGGTTTCAAAAATAGTTTATGCATTAGCCTAAACTCTGCTGTTGTACATGGTATCCCTAGCGCTTATACTCTGCAATCTGGAGACATTGTGTCTGTTGATTGTGGAGTTTATTTTAAGGGGTTTCATAGTGACAGTGCCTATACTTACGCAGTTGGCGAAGTAGATGCTTCTGTAACGGACTTGCTTACTAGAACGAAGGAGTCTCTTTATAAAGGAATTGAATGGGCAGTTGCTGGTGCTCGTGTAGGCGACATTGGATTTGCTGTTCAATCACATGTGGAGCAGTTCGGGTATGGAGTAGTGAGGGAATTGGTAGGGCATGGATTGGGCAAAAGCCTTCATGAAGGTCCTGAGGTTCCTAACTACGGTAAACGCGGGCAGGGCATGAAACTGCAAGAGGGTTTAGTCATTGCCATTGAACCTATGGTAAATCTGGGTTCAAGACATGTAGTGCAAGAGGAAGATGGCTGGACTATTCGGACTCGTGATAAAAAACCTTCTGCACATTTTGAGCATACTGTGGTAGTTAGAAAGGGGAAAGCCGAAATTTTGACTACTTTTGAATACATAGAAAAAGCATTGAACTAA
- the infA gene encoding translation initiation factor IF-1, with product MAKQSSIEQDGTIIEALSNAMFRVELENGHQVIAHISGKMRMHYIKILPGDRVKLEMSPYDLSKGRIVYRYK from the coding sequence ATGGCTAAACAGTCTTCTATTGAACAAGACGGTACCATCATCGAGGCGCTATCCAACGCAATGTTCCGGGTAGAATTAGAAAATGGCCATCAAGTAATCGCTCACATTTCAGGTAAGATGCGGATGCACTACATCAAAATCTTGCCTGGTGATAGAGTGAAATTGGAAATGTCTCCCTACGACCTTAGTAAAGGAAGAATAGTTTACAGATACAAATAA
- the ykgO gene encoding type B 50S ribosomal protein L36, with the protein MKVKASVKKRSEDCKVIRRKGKLYVINKKNPRYKQRQG; encoded by the coding sequence ATGAAAGTTAAAGCGTCAGTAAAAAAGCGCAGTGAAGACTGCAAAGTGATCAGACGTAAAGGGAAGCTTTACGTGATCAACAAGAAGAATCCACGTTATAAACAAAGACAAGGTTAA
- the rpsM gene encoding 30S ribosomal protein S13: protein MARIAGVDIPDNKRGEIALTYIFGIGRKLSQSILVKAGVDLDKKVKDWTEDEAGEIRNVIASEHKVEGVLRSEVQLHIKRLMDIGSYRGLRHRKGLPTRGQRTKNNSRTRKGKRKTVANKKKASK from the coding sequence ATGGCTAGAATAGCAGGAGTTGATATTCCAGATAACAAAAGAGGCGAGATTGCCTTGACGTACATTTTCGGCATCGGCCGGAAATTGTCACAGTCTATTTTGGTGAAGGCTGGGGTGGATCTTGACAAGAAAGTAAAGGATTGGACGGAGGATGAGGCGGGTGAAATCCGTAACGTTATCGCTTCAGAGCACAAAGTAGAAGGTGTTCTTCGTTCTGAGGTACAATTGCACATCAAGCGTTTGATGGACATTGGATCTTACCGTGGACTACGTCACAGAAAAGGTTTGCCAACCAGAGGTCAGAGAACTAAAAACAACTCTAGAACCAGAAAAGGCAAACGTAAAACTGTTGCAAACAAGAAGAAGGCATCTAAATAA
- the rpsK gene encoding 30S ribosomal protein S11, protein MAQKRKDKAKKRVVVVEPVGQVHIKASFNNIIISVTNINGQVISWASAGKMGFKGSKKNTPYAAQMAAADCGKVAYEAGMRKAEVFVKGPGAGRESAIRTMQNVGIEITSIKDVTPLPHNGCRPPKRRRV, encoded by the coding sequence ATGGCTCAGAAGAGAAAAGATAAAGCCAAGAAGCGTGTGGTTGTTGTGGAGCCTGTTGGTCAGGTGCACATCAAAGCTTCGTTCAATAATATCATCATCTCTGTTACCAACATCAATGGCCAAGTTATTTCTTGGGCATCTGCTGGTAAAATGGGATTCAAAGGATCTAAGAAAAATACTCCTTATGCCGCTCAGATGGCTGCCGCAGACTGTGGTAAAGTAGCCTATGAAGCTGGTATGCGTAAAGCAGAGGTTTTTGTTAAAGGTCCTGGCGCTGGTCGTGAGTCAGCTATCCGTACAATGCAGAACGTTGGTATTGAGATTACTTCTATCAAAGATGTAACGCCACTTCCGCACAACGGATGTCGTCCTCCCAAACGCAGAAGAGTTTAA
- the rpsD gene encoding 30S ribosomal protein S4 has protein sequence MARYTGPKSKISRRYNEPIFGPSKALAKKAYGPGQHGRGRRKKQSEYAIQLMEKQKAKYIYGVLEKQFANLFDKAARKTGITGENLLALLEARLDNTVYRLGIAPTRRGARQLVLHKHILVNGGIVNIPSYTLRPGDVVSVREKSKSLEAITTSLAGRNARQFTWLEWDASQYVGTFIATPQRDQIPEKIQEQLIVELYSK, from the coding sequence ATGGCAAGATATACAGGCCCTAAGAGTAAAATCTCTAGAAGATATAACGAACCAATTTTTGGACCAAGCAAAGCCTTAGCTAAAAAGGCATATGGTCCAGGTCAGCATGGCCGTGGTCGTAGAAAGAAGCAATCTGAGTACGCTATCCAGTTGATGGAGAAGCAGAAAGCCAAGTACATCTACGGTGTACTGGAGAAGCAGTTCGCTAACTTGTTTGACAAAGCTGCTCGTAAAACGGGTATCACTGGTGAAAACTTATTGGCTCTTTTGGAGGCAAGATTGGACAACACGGTATACCGTTTAGGTATTGCTCCTACTAGACGTGGTGCACGTCAATTGGTTCTTCACAAGCACATTCTGGTTAATGGTGGCATTGTGAACATTCCTTCTTACACGTTGCGTCCTGGTGATGTAGTGAGTGTTCGTGAGAAATCTAAATCATTAGAAGCAATTACTACTAGCTTAGCTGGACGTAATGCTCGTCAGTTTACTTGGTTAGAGTGGGATGCCTCACAATATGTAGGTACTTTCATTGCAACTCCTCAGCGTGACCAAATCCCTGAGAAGATCCAGGAGCAGCTGATCGTCGAGCTTTACTCTAAGTAA